In Providencia sneebia DSM 19967, one DNA window encodes the following:
- a CDS encoding alpha-keto acid decarboxylase family protein, giving the protein MNKNYTVADYLLDRLAQIGIRHLFGVPGDYNLQFLDHIISHPQIDWIGCANELNASYTADGYARCKPAAAILTTFGVGELSAINGIAGAYAEYLPIIHIVGAPVLKSQQAGLLLHHSLGDGDFDTFSRMAKEVSVAQACLTPENAESEIDRLIITAMREHRPVHLVLPCDVATMPLVSKPAPLILPQSILSTASLDMFIEAAKNKLINAKKVSVLAGCLAERLNVQLDLKKWMDEVPLPHSTLLFGKGVFDEDHANFIGTYIGAASSPEIKQQVEDVDVTINIGVIFVDTTTTGFSHHLPIENCIYIHPNEARVGHQVFTQIPMQDAINALHQLTISLASQWQLPKISKPLLPEVSSTELNQSYFWSEIQKFIRPNDILFTDQGTSCFGAAALDLPENCKFVVQSLWASVGFSLAATFGAQLAVPNRRVILLIGDGSAQFTVQELGTMLRNGIKPIIFLLNNQGYTVERAIHGPEELYNDITLWDWTLLFKGLANEHNAFIRHISEPKQLRQALEDVVHCNQLAFMEVILPKMDTPKILDAISLALKKSNTVE; this is encoded by the coding sequence ATGAATAAAAATTATACCGTAGCAGATTACCTTTTAGACCGCCTAGCTCAAATCGGTATTCGCCATTTATTTGGCGTTCCTGGTGACTACAACTTGCAATTTCTTGATCATATCATCAGTCATCCACAAATTGATTGGATTGGTTGCGCCAATGAACTTAATGCCTCTTATACTGCTGATGGTTACGCACGCTGTAAACCAGCCGCAGCAATATTGACCACTTTTGGCGTTGGTGAACTCAGTGCTATAAATGGAATAGCCGGCGCTTATGCTGAATACCTACCCATTATTCATATTGTTGGCGCGCCTGTATTAAAATCACAACAAGCGGGATTATTACTCCATCACTCATTAGGTGATGGTGATTTTGATACTTTCTCGCGCATGGCAAAAGAAGTGAGTGTCGCTCAAGCTTGCCTAACACCTGAAAATGCCGAATCTGAAATTGATAGATTAATCATTACTGCCATGCGTGAACATCGCCCTGTTCACCTAGTCCTTCCTTGTGATGTGGCAACAATGCCATTGGTTTCTAAACCAGCACCTTTAATATTACCTCAAAGCATTTTATCAACAGCTTCACTCGATATGTTTATTGAAGCTGCAAAAAACAAACTGATAAATGCTAAGAAAGTATCAGTATTGGCAGGCTGTCTCGCTGAGCGATTAAATGTACAATTAGACTTAAAAAAGTGGATGGATGAAGTTCCACTCCCCCATTCCACACTCTTATTTGGTAAAGGTGTGTTTGATGAGGATCATGCTAATTTTATAGGCACCTATATTGGTGCAGCCAGTAGCCCTGAAATTAAGCAGCAGGTGGAAGATGTTGATGTCACAATCAATATCGGCGTGATATTTGTTGATACAACCACGACAGGTTTTAGCCATCACTTGCCCATTGAAAATTGTATTTATATCCATCCAAATGAAGCGAGAGTCGGCCATCAAGTTTTCACACAAATTCCCATGCAAGACGCCATTAATGCCTTGCATCAGTTAACTATTTCCCTTGCTTCACAATGGCAATTACCGAAAATCAGTAAACCATTGTTACCGGAAGTGAGCAGTACAGAGCTTAATCAAAGCTATTTCTGGTCTGAAATTCAGAAATTTATACGCCCAAATGATATTTTATTTACAGATCAAGGGACTTCATGTTTTGGCGCAGCTGCATTAGATTTACCTGAGAATTGTAAGTTTGTCGTTCAATCATTGTGGGCATCTGTTGGCTTTTCATTAGCGGCAACATTTGGTGCGCAATTAGCAGTACCAAATCGTCGGGTTATCTTACTTATTGGTGATGGTTCCGCACAATTCACAGTGCAAGAATTAGGTACTATGTTGAGAAATGGAATAAAACCAATAATATTTTTATTGAATAATCAAGGGTATACCGTTGAACGCGCCATTCATGGCCCAGAAGAACTCTACAATGATATTACATTATGGGATTGGACATTATTATTTAAAGGATTAGCCAATGAACATAATGCATTTATCCGCCATATCTCTGAACCAAAACAATTGAGACAAGCTTTAGAAGATGTCGTCCATTGTAATCAGCTTGCTTTTATGGAAGTCATCTTACCGAAAATGGACACACCAAAAATATTAGATGCTATATCTTTAGCATTAAAAAAGAGCAATACAGTTGAGTAA
- a CDS encoding SDR family oxidoreductase yields the protein MGQIAGKVIIITGASSGIGASAALYLAKQKATIVLAARRKELIDKLAQDCIAEGGNALAVVTDITQYSDVKNLVSTTLNQFGKIDVLINNAGLMAISPLNLSKVNEWEKMVDINIKGPLYGIAEVLPIFEKQNSGHFINISSVAGVKVFSPGGTVYSGTKFAIRAISEGLRHEVGKNIRTTTICPGVVDSELKFGSSDPTSLQSIIEFYKQAIPPDSVARAIAYAIEQPEDVDINEIVLRPTQQEF from the coding sequence ATGGGGCAAATTGCAGGTAAAGTTATTATCATTACTGGTGCAAGTAGTGGCATTGGTGCATCCGCGGCTCTTTATCTTGCGAAACAGAAAGCTACTATCGTGCTAGCGGCTCGCCGTAAAGAACTTATTGATAAGCTTGCACAAGATTGCATTGCTGAAGGTGGAAATGCCCTCGCAGTCGTTACTGATATCACTCAATATAGTGACGTCAAAAACCTAGTCAGCACAACATTAAACCAATTTGGCAAAATTGATGTGTTAATTAATAATGCAGGATTAATGGCTATTTCACCACTGAATCTTAGCAAAGTGAATGAATGGGAAAAAATGGTCGATATTAATATTAAAGGACCTTTATATGGGATAGCAGAAGTGCTGCCTATATTCGAAAAGCAAAACAGTGGTCATTTTATTAATATTTCTTCCGTTGCTGGAGTCAAAGTATTTAGCCCCGGAGGCACTGTTTATAGCGGCACAAAATTTGCCATTCGCGCTATATCAGAGGGCCTACGCCACGAAGTCGGGAAAAATATTAGAACCACAACAATCTGTCCTGGTGTTGTTGATTCTGAATTAAAATTTGGCAGTTCAGATCCTACGAGTTTACAGTCAATCATTGAATTTTATAAGCAAGCCATCCCACCAGATTCCGTTGCACGCGCTATTGCCTATGCAATTGAACAACCTGAGGATGTAGATATTAATGAAATTGTCTTACGTCCTACGCAACAAGAGTTTTAA
- a CDS encoding methyltransferase, with the protein MLNNDTCISKNESAAIYLLEQAMGITFQASLRVAALLDIADKLKNGAKTIDELAKESDVNPKHLFRVMRMLAAKKVFAQTDDGKFELTPAAQFLRKDHPHSLHDAVLMLTDITFWAPLGDLIDSLRSDTPFKDMFGESFYEYWADESHYKDDYTFHTGMSSMSAVENYFLTQKYKFPDNAKVVDIAGGMGGLLLSVLKSNKTLHGILFDRPEILQKHRLGELDGEKRWEIHPGSFFESCPEADFYLLKYITMDWPTDQAQKILQCCRNAMNDNSKLLILEPVIPTGNNWHGGNLIDLLLLASFDGGQTRSEEELTELLDSAGLKLNRIIDTGCYVSIVEAIPKPIAK; encoded by the coding sequence ATGTTAAATAACGATACTTGTATATCTAAAAATGAAAGTGCTGCTATCTATTTATTAGAGCAAGCAATGGGCATCACGTTCCAAGCATCACTCAGGGTTGCGGCATTATTAGATATTGCTGATAAGCTAAAAAATGGTGCAAAAACAATTGATGAACTTGCAAAAGAATCGGATGTTAACCCTAAACATTTATTTAGAGTCATGCGAATGCTTGCCGCTAAAAAAGTATTTGCACAAACAGATGACGGTAAATTTGAGTTAACCCCCGCAGCACAGTTTCTTCGTAAAGATCACCCACATTCATTACATGATGCAGTATTAATGCTGACTGACATAACATTTTGGGCACCATTAGGTGATCTAATTGATAGTTTACGCAGTGATACGCCTTTTAAAGATATGTTTGGAGAATCTTTCTACGAATATTGGGCTGATGAAAGCCATTATAAAGATGATTACACGTTCCACACAGGCATGTCTTCTATGTCTGCTGTTGAAAACTATTTTTTAACACAGAAATATAAATTCCCTGATAACGCAAAAGTTGTTGATATTGCGGGTGGTATGGGTGGATTACTATTAAGTGTGCTAAAAAGTAATAAAACTTTACATGGCATTTTATTTGATAGACCTGAAATTCTACAAAAGCACCGACTTGGGGAATTAGATGGAGAAAAGCGTTGGGAAATTCATCCTGGTAGCTTCTTTGAGTCTTGCCCAGAAGCCGATTTCTATTTATTAAAGTACATTACAATGGACTGGCCAACTGATCAGGCTCAGAAAATATTGCAATGCTGCCGCAATGCGATGAATGATAATTCTAAATTATTGATCCTAGAACCCGTGATCCCAACAGGTAACAATTGGCATGGTGGTAACCTGATTGACCTATTACTTTTAGCCAGTTTTGATGGCGGACAAACTCGTAGTGAAGAAGAATTAACAGAATTACTCGACAGTGCAGGCTTAAAACTTAACCGTATTATTGATACTGGTTGCTATGTTTCAATTGTTGAAGCAATACCTAAACCAATTGCTAAGTAA